Within Elusimicrobiota bacterium, the genomic segment GTCGAGGATAAGTCCCCCGATTTCAAGGGACAGGCCTTCAAAGGCCTCTCCGAAGCTTTGAAAAACGAGGGAGTCTCGGCCTCGCCCGAACTTCTGCGAAAGGCCGTCAACCTCGCCTTTCACGAAAAGGGTTGCGACGCCCTGTACACCTTGGCCGAAAGCCGCATTCCTTATAAAGAGGACCCCTTGAACGAGGACGATCTCCAGCGCACGATTTGGATGATGGGCTACGATTATCTCCTCTGGGGCCGAGAGCTCTTAAACGCGGGCCTCTTGACCAAGGACGCGCGCATGGTGGCCATGACCTCGGAGGGCAACGAGGTCGCCTGGAAGGGCTACGCCGCGGTCTCGGCCGCCAAATGCGCTCTCGAGGCCTCTTGCCGGGCCATGGCCGTGGAGCTGGCCCCCTACGGGGTGCGCTCCTACGTCGTGCAGGCCGGAATCACCGACACCCCGGCCGGAAACGCGATCCCTAATTTCGACCTGATGAAGGCCCAGGCGCGCCTCAGAAATCCCTTCCACCGCCTGACCACTCCCGAGGACGTAGCCGAGGCCATCTTCAGCCTCTGCCTGCCTTCTTTCTCCTGGACCAACGGAACCATCATCCGCGTGGACGGAGGCGAGGCCATCTCGGGGCTGTGATGCTCTCCATAATGGGGATGGGCTATTATTTGCCCAAGACAGAGATCACCAATGATTTTCTCCACCGAGAGGTGGGCCTCGAGCGAGGCCCGAATTGGGTGGATTCGCGTTTGGGCATCTACAAGCGCTATTCGGTTCTCAGCCGCGACTACATATTGAGGACCAAGAATCAGAACCCCGCCCAGGCCATGCTCCACGCCAAAAGCCTGGGCGAGACCCCCGTCACTATGGCCGCCAAGGCCGCCCGCATGGCCTTGGAGCAGGCCGAGGTCCGCCCGGAGCAGGTGGGCCTGGTGATCGGCAACTGCGACACCCCGTTTCAAACCATTCCGAGCCTGGCCAACCTGGTCGCCAAGGAACTCAAGATCGGGGGCGGCTCCCACCGGGACGTCAACAGCGCCTGCTCGAGCTTTGCCCTGCACATGCAGATGCTGAGCGAAATGGACGCCTCCCGCGTCCCTGAATTCATCCTCTGCCTACAGTCGAGCGCCTACACCACCCGGACCGACTATTCCGCGGCAAGCATAGACGGCTATATCTTCGGCGACGGCGCCGCGGCCCAGGTGGCCTCCCTCAAACGCCGCGGCCGGCTTCTGGTGGAGCCCATGATTTTCGAGACCAAGCCCTCCGACGCCGATGAGATCACGGTGGACATCGCCGGGCACTTCACGCAAAATGGGGCCCTGGTCCGGGAATTCTCCATCCGCAAGACTTGCGAGATGTTCGAGGCTATCGCGCAGGCCAAGGGCTTGTACGCCGAGCAGGTTTACACCGTGGCCCACCAGGCCAATCACGTGATGCAGGACTCCATCTTGGGCCATCTCAATCTGCCGGAAGAGCGGCATTTTCGCAACGTCCGCGAGCAGGGCAATATCGCGGCGGCGGGCTGCCCCTCCGCCATTGCCCAGAACCTGCAGCGCCTGCCCAAGGGTAGCCAGCTTGTCTACGCGGTGGTGGGAGCGGGGCTGGCCTGGGGCGGCGGCTACATGGAGGCTCTATAAATGACCAAGGACATCGCGGTCGTGACCGGCGCCTCGGGAGGCATCGGCCGGGCCATCGCCAAGAGAATCCACGAGAAGTCGGAAGGGACCCTGCGCCTGGCCCTGCATTACCACGGCAACCAGCAGGCGGCCGAGAGGCTGCGCTCGGAGATACCGGATTCCTTCCTGGTGAAGGCCGACCTGACCTCCCAGGGAGGCAGGCAAATGTTGCTTGCCGCCGCGCTTAAGGAAGGAACTCCCTACGTGCTGGTCAATAATGCCGGCATAGACAGCCCTCACGAGCCGGCGCTGAATATTCAAGAGGAGTCGTTCGATAAAATCATCTCCACCAATCTTAAGGCGCCGTTTTTTTTGATGCGCGATTTCGGCCGGGAAATGGCCCGGGCCGAGGGCGGGATCATCGTCAACGTGAGCTCCATCCTGGCCCGGAAGGCCCTGGTCGGAAGCGCCATTTACCGCGCCTCCAAGGCGGCGCTCGAGGCCGCGACCAAGCAATTCGCCTCGGAGCTCGGGCCCCGCGGGGTCCGGGTGAGTGCTGTGACCCCGGGCTTCATCGAGACCCCCATGACTAACGGGCTCTCCCAGGAGCTCAAGGAAGAGATGCGCGCCGAGATCGCGCTGGGCCGCTTCGGCGCTCCCGCGGCGGTGGCCGAGGCCGTATGCCAGCTCATAGAAAACGACTACATCAACGGCGCCGTGCTCGCAGTGGACGGGGGGATGAGCCTGTGAACGATCTCACCCCCGCCGAGGTCCTGGCCTTGGTCCCCCAGCAGAGGCCCATGCGCTTCATAGACGAGATACTTGAGCTCGACCAGGAGCATATCCTCGCGGTTTACACCTGGAAGGACGAGGACTGCGCCGGGCATTTTCCCGGCAACCCCGTAGTCCCCGGGGTCAAGCTCATAGAGATGTCGGCGCAGGTGGGCAACGTGGCCTGGGGGATTTACCACATGGCCCTCAAGACCTCCCCCGAGGAGATCGGCCTCATGGTCGGATTCTTCACCGAGATAGAGCGCGGGGTTTTCAAGAAGATGGTGCGCCCCGGAGACAAGGTGGCGGCCTACGCCCACTTCGGCCCGGACGGCTACTTTCGCGGCAACAAGATGGCCAGCCGCGTCGAGATCCAGTTCTCGGGCGGGCCCAAGGACGGCGAGGAGATATTCTCCGCAAGAACCTCCGGGCTGTGGGTCCCGAGGGATTCCCCCGCATTGAAATGACCATGAGAAAGCGCGTGGTCGTGACCGGGTTGGGCGTGGTGGCCCCCAACGGCGTGGGCCTGGCCAATTACCGCCAGGCCCTGCGGGCGGGCAAATCCGGCATCAAGCGGCACGAGGAGCTCGAAAAACTCAACTTCTCGGCCCAGATCGGCGGGATCCCCCCCCTCGAGGAGGAGGACGTCCTCCGGGTCATCTCCGAGAGCGACTACCACAAACTCAACGAGGCCATGATCTACACGGCCCTGGCCGCGGTGGAATGCGCCCGCAGCTCCGGGGTCGATATTGATCTGCGCAAGGGCTACCAGGCAAACCCCGTGGATTGGAGCTCAGGAGCCATCATAGGCTCGGGCCTGGGCGGAATGGACACCATTTTCAACGAGATCGGGCCCACCTTGGAGGAGGCCGCGAGCCAGGAGCCGGGACGCGGCACCATGCCCATGGGAACCGACATCGTGCCCAAGGTCATGGGTTCCTCGATCAGCGTCACGGTGGGCAAGTTCCTGGGGGCTGGCGGCCAGGTGAGCTCCAACAGCTCCGCCTGCAACACCGGAACCGAGGCGATTTTCGAAGGCTTCAAGCACCTCCAGCTCGGCTACGCAGAGTCCATGTACGTGGGCGGAGCCGAGGGAACGCATTACGCGCTCTGGGCCGGGTTTGACGCCATGCGAGACGTGCTCTGCTCCAAGTTCAACCACATGCCCGAAAAGGCCTCCCAGCCCATGGGGACCGGGGCCTGCGGCTTCGTGCCGAGCGGCGGGGCCGCGGTGCTGAGGCTCGAGACCCTGGAGTCGGCCGGGAAGCGCGGGGCCCCCATCCTCTGCGAGCTCGTCTCTGCCTATTGCAATTCCGGGGGCCAACGCGACGGCGGCACCATGACTTTCCCCAACGCCGACGGGGTGTCTCGCTGCATCCGAAAGACCATCCAAGATGGAGAGATATCTCCAAAGGATATTTCTCTTATCAACGGACATCTGACATCCACCACGGCTGACCCGAGGGAGGTCAACTCCTGGATCCGAGCCCTCGAGCTCGATCCCAAGAAGTTCCCGTTCATCCAAGCCACCAAGTCCATGATCGGGCATTGCCTGGGAGCGGCCGGAGCCCTGGAAGCCGCCGCGGTCGTGGACCAACTCGTCCACGGCTACGTGCACCCCTCAATCAACAGCGAGGAGGTCCACCCCGAGATTTTGAAGGTGTCCCAAAGCATCCCCCACGAGCTCCAGGAGCGAGAACTCCGCTACGTCATCAAGGCCTCCTTCGGCTTCGGAGATGTCAACGGCTGCCTATTATTCAAACGCTGGGAGGGTTCATAACATGGCATTCAAGAGACGGGAGACCGTGATCGAGGCGGTGGATTTGAACGCGATTTCGCCCGACGAGACCGAGAAGAAGATCATCGCCGGAGTCAGGAAATACGCTACCAACGAGGCCAACTGGTCCAAGGCCGACGGCAACGTCCCCTACCTCGGGCACATCATCGGCATGGGCATCGAGTCAAGCAACCTGGCCGACATCACCATGTCCATCGAGAGGCAATTCCTCACGCGCAAGACCAAGCGCGTGCCCCTGGCCGAGGGGAGCGCTGAGTTTCGCCTGGAGGACGGGGAGCTCGGAAAGCTGCGCATCCTCGATGGGCAGGACGCTCTGGCCGCCACCCCGGGGCTCTCCGTCAAGATGCTCATGGATTTCGGCCATATGCCCGAGAACGAGGCCTATCTCTCCAAGATTGTCTCTTTCGCCTACATCGTGGCAGTGGGCGATGGCTACAAGATGAACGATGCTCTCCGCAAGGTCCTGGCCAAGCTCGAGAAGCTCTCCGGGACGGAGAGGGAGGAGGCCGTCCAGAACTTGAGGGCCATGGCCGAACAGGCCAAGGCTTACGAGGCGCTCCTCGCCGACCCCAAAGCCTTGGCCGCCTCGCGCCAAAAGTCCTACGAGAACGACAAGCGCGCCTGCGAGGCATTGAGCCAGGATCTGGCGGTGGCGAGCGACAAGATCAAGGGCCTCTCTTCCTCCAACGATACCGCCCAGATCGCATCACTACGCTCCGAGGAGGGGGAGCTCAAGACCCGCCTCAAAATGGCCCAGGCAAAGCTCCGGGTTTCCGAGGAGGCGGCCAAGGACGCGGCCAACCGAAAACCCGTCGAGGAGGCCAAGGTGCGGGAGCTGCGAGGACTCCTCTCGGAGAGCTTGGCGCAGGCCGCCAAGCATTAGCGTTTGCTCGCCCGCGAGGAAACCTTCGCCTTAAAGGTCCAGGGCCTGGCGAGCCGGGCCTTCGCCTGGCCCATTTATTGGGCCATGGTCGCGGCGGGGCGACTTTACTTCCGCTACAAGTTCTCGGGCTTGAAGGAGTTCCGCCGCGAGATTTGGGAGAAGCTCGAGTCCCGCGAGGGCCCGGTGATCTGGGCCGCCAACCACCTGACCCTCATCGACTCATTCCTGGTGTTCTGGGCGGTCTGCCCCTGGCGCAAGGCCGCCGACAGGCGCCTGGGGCCCTGGTCCACGCCGGAATACCGCAATTATTACCACCTGGGGGGCTTCTTCAAGGCCCGGCTCATCAGAGGCCTCATGTATCTCTGCCGCTGCATCCCTTTCCTAAGGGAAGGAGAGGACGAAGCCTCGGCGCGCTGGCGCGAAAGGGTCTTCGACAAATGCGCCTGGCTTCTCAACAACGGGGGCTCTGTCTTCATCTACCCGGAGGCCGGCCGCTCGCGCTCGGGCTGGCTTGACCGGAGAAAACCCAAGGATTTTCTTGGGCGCTTGGCGTTGATGGCCCCCAATGCGTCTTTTCTCTGCGTCTATCTGCGCGGGGAGTCCCAGCTCTACACGACCGCGGCTCCAGCCAAGGGCGAGACCTTCCGCATGCATGCCGACCTCATCCCCGCGGTCCTTCCAGGAGAAACCGCGCCACGCCAGATTTCCCAGCGGCTTTTCGACAAATTGAGCGAGCTCCAAAACCTATGGTTTGCGGGTAGCGCCCTTCCCAAGAACTGCGGGGGCAACGATATCGTCGACCTCAACTCCCCCCTGGCCCGGGAGCATTTCGACCCGGAGACCGGAGATGTGGACCCCGACTGGAGCGAGCGCCACTTCACGGCCAAGGAGCGCGCTTACCTCGCCGAGCTCCCTAGGGAGCGGGTCTACCCGGCCTGCTGGAAATTCCTGGCGGCTAAAGAGGCTTCTCACAAAGCCCTCTCCCAATCAGGAATCCACACGCCCTCTGGAGGATTCCTGATGCTACAGGCCGACCTCTTCCGGCGCCGGGTCCTGCACAGGCCCACCGGAGCCCAGGTCGAGATCGCCTTCACGGATGAGGGCCCCGAGAGAGTCCATTGCCTGGCTGTTTTCCGGGGCGGCTCGCTTGGTTCCGCCGAGGAGGCGGGGGATGTTCTGTGGGAAGTAAGCGAGCTCCCGCAGGGAGCTCGCCCGCAAGACCATGTTCGGGAGATGTGCCTGCGACTTATCGCCTCCTCCTCGGATGAGATCAAAACTCCCGACGTTCTTAGTTTCACCGAAGTGGACGGAATACCGAAGGTTCTTTACAAGGGGAAAGCCCAGGACTGGGGGCTTTCCCTATCTCACTCAGGCCGCTTTACGGCCTGCTCGTTCATGATCTCATGACCTCCATGGATAAAAAATACTGCGTGATGTTCGCCGGGCAATCCGTCCAGGAGACCGGCATGTGCCGGGAGTTGTGGGAGCTTCCCGCCGCGCGGGACGTTCTCAAGAGGCTTAAGCCTTCATTGGGCGAGGACCTGGAATACATCACGACCGGGATGCCGGAGTCCGAGCTCGCCCTCACCTTCAACGCCCAACGCGCCATCCACGCCCATCACCTGGGCCACTGGTTCGCCTATAAGGCCGCTCATCCGGGCCTGGCCTTGGATGGGGCCGTAGGCCACTCCATGGGAGTCGTGGCTGCCCTGGTGGCCGCCGGATGCTTGAGCGTGGAGGACTCCGGAGTGTTCATCCGCGCCCGAGCCCAAGCCTTCTCCGACGTTTGCAGGAGCTTTACGGTCCCCATGGGACTTGCCGCCATCTCCACCGAAGTCCTGGACGATGCCGTGGGTGAGCTCAAGGCCTTTTCCGGCGTCGAGTTGGCCCTCCACAACACCGTCGGCCGGGGCGTATTGGGAGGAACCCTCGCCAACCTGCAGGCCTTCGCGGCGAAAGCGGAGCAAGAGGGGTGGCCGGTGAAGATAAGAATTTTAAAGGTAGAAGGACCTTACCATACTAGCGCGTTCACTTCTTGCAAGGAATCCCTAAAACTAGCTCTCGACCGGGTCGAACTTCGTTCGCCCCGGGTCTCATTATTTATGGGCACTTCCGGACGGCGGGAGAGGGATCCTCAAAGGATAAAGGAATTGCTTGTAGAGCAGGCCGACTCCTGCGAGAAGCATCTGGCCGCGGTCCGTTCGGCCTATGAGGCGGGCTGCCGGAATTTCCTGGAGGTAGCCCACAAGCCCCAGCCGCTGACCTGGATCAAGGACCAGCTGCAAGACGAGAAGGGCGAGCTTCTCCCGGGAATCTCGACCCTCGCCGTCAAGACGGCGGAAATCGGGAGATAGCCGCTTCCCGCTCCTCGCATTTGCTGCAGCGCCCGCAATGCCTCAGGCCCTGGGGCCTGAGGCAGGAAAAAGTCAATTCGGCGGGAAAGCCCGGGACCAGGCGCGCCACGTCCTGCTTGCTCCTGCGCCTGTAGGGGGCCATGATCTTGATCCGAAATCCGAGCGCGGCATCGAGGGTTATTTCCATGGACTTAAAGAACGCCGGGCGGGCGTCAAGGAAGGGATTGCCCTTAAGGATGGCCAAGGCCACGACGGGTATGCCCCGGCGCGCGCAATACATGCCGGCATGGCTCAGTAAAACCAAATTCCTTCCAGGCAGGTACACGTCCTCGCAGGGACTGCCCGCCGGGGGAATTTCCCGCCCGGTCAGGCTCCAGTGGCCTGCAAGCAGGCCGCGCATGGGAACCTCCAGGATCGCAAGAGGCCTCAGGCCAGGACATGCCAGCGCCCTAAGAAACTTCTTAAGCCAGGCCTCCTCGGTTTTTTCCCAGCCGAATCCGCTCCGGACGTAGAGCGGCCTCACTTCATGGCCCCGGCGCAAAAGATCGGCGATGAGGACCGAGCTGTCGAGGCCTCCGCTGGCCAGAACGCAGACCTTCCCCGAGTTCATGACTGCTCCACCCCAGCGCAAAAGCGCGCCTTTACGTCCTCCAGCATGGGCTCGCAAAGAGCCGGGCTTGCACCCATCAGCAGGCGGCAATACGCCGATTCTCCGCAGAGCTTCAAATCGCGGGCGTCGTAGGCCCGGTGGTAGGTCGCAAGATCCTGACATCTCCTGGGGAAAGGCGGCGGGAGGAGGCGCGGGCATACCGCTGGGTCCTCGCCCCGAGCGTAGAGGAGCCTGCCAACGCAATCCTCGAGATCGGGGGCATAGCGGTAATAAGGGAGAAGCTCCGAGCAGGCCGCGCGCGGATCTCCCCCGGATCGGAAATAGCGGGCCACGATCGGACAGGCCTTGCGAAAGGTTCCCGCCTTGAAGGGGCCTCCGTCGCTCGGAATGCGGTGGGAGTTCTCGCGCAGGCAGGCCTCGAGGACCTGGGCGCCGCGGGTGATCCGCTCGCGGTCGAACATCCAGAGATAGCAGTCTCTTTTGCAGGAGTAGACCAGCGGAAACGGCCATGGTTTTGGAGAACGGCCGGAAGCCTTTCGGTCCAGGGGGGCCAACTCCTCGCAGATATTGGGGTTGTCGAGAGTGAATGCCCGGCAGGCGAGGTAGAGCCGCGCGTACTCGGCGAGCTCAGGCGCGCGAGCCAAAGCCTTCTCCAGGGAAAATTCCTTGCGGCAGGCCGCCTCCGGTTGGGCAGCAGCGGCAAAGGCGGCGACGAACAGGAAGCTCAGTGGCAAAGCTTCTCCTCCAGGCCTCGGCTGATGGCCGCGGCCAACTCCATCCCGCGGCCCGCCAGGGCCCGGCAGACGTCCGAGTCTGCGCAGACTCCCGCGTCGCCCGAGGCGATCGCCTTGCGCGAGAGGGCGATGCCCCGGCAGCGCTCGGCATAGAGATCGAAAGTCCCCCTCAAACCGTCGCATGCGGAGGCCTCTCCCTCGTACGCCTTAAAGCCCCTGGCGCAGGCCCGCACCTGGTGCGGGCCGTAGTAGCGGGGGACCAGGCTTGGGCAGACAGCCGAGGGACTCTCCATATTCTTCTCCAGAAGCCCGCACAAGAATTCGGCGTCGTTCGGACCCATCGTCGGTTGGCGGCTCAGGGAATCACGGCATATTCGAGGGAAGTCTTCTGTTCGTCCCGCCAAGGCCCGCGCGAAGGCCATCTCATGATACCATTCCCGGCAAGCCTCGTCGTGCGGGACGGATTGGCCGGTGAAGACCTTCCGGAAGGGGGCCAAGGCCGAGCAGACCCTGGGATCCCCCTTGGCCAAGGCCAAATAGCGGAAATAAAGCGCGGCCCGTGGCAAAGCTAGGTCATTGAAAGCCCTAAGGCTCTCCTGCTCCCATGGCGGCGGAGAGGCTTCTCTCAGAAGAGCCTCCACGCTGAAGGGATGGGGGCATGTCAGAGCTTTCCTTAATAAAGAAGGCCCGGGAGAGTTGCCGTTATGGGCGACCCCTTGATGAGCCGCAGAAATTCCCCCTGCCGTTGCATGCGGGCGTTCCTCAAAGCTCGGCGCCGGCAGCTGCGGCACGACGGCGGGCTTTGGAGGTGTTGTGAGGGCCTCGAGGAACGCCACCAGAAACTCCTTTTCCTCGGCGGAAAGCCCCAGGGGCTTTATGGCGGGATCCCGGCCTTGGGCCTCGTCGCCGCCGCGGTCGTAGAAATCCACCACCTCCCTCAGAGTGCGCAGGCTGCCATCGTGCATGTAGGGCGCGGTTAGAGCAGCGTTGCGCAGGGAAGGGGTCCGGAAAGCGGCCCTGCTGGCCGGCCCCGGCAGGACGGCGGAGCGCCCCTCGTCCGGCATCGGGGATTTTAATCCGATATTGTGAAAATTGCCGTCCGAGAAGTCCGGTGTCGCGTGGCAGCGCAGACATTGGGCCTTCCCAGTGAAAAGCACGAGACCCCGGGCCACGGCCGGCTGCATGGGCGCGCCCTTCTCATGGAAGCGGTCGAATGGGCTGTCCGGCTCCTGCTCCAATGAAGCCACGAAAGCCTCGAGGGCGCGCGCGGCGAGGGCGGGAAGATTTTCCTTGCGCCCGTAAAGCCTATCCAGACCTCGGGCGTAGAACGGGATCGCCCTAAGCTTGGAGTCCAAAGCCTCCAAGCCCTGGTTCATCTCCTTTGGGTTGCGGATGGCGCTCAGGACGGCTTCGCTGATGCTCTTGGCTCGCCCATCCCAGAAGAGCAGCTTGCTGTAGTGGACGTTGAGCAGGCTCGGAGTGTTGCGCGGACCCTCCTGGTGGTTGAAGCCTTTGGCCCTGGGCAAGCCGTCCGACCAGGCCAGGCCGGGCTGATGGCAGGAGGCACAGCTCACCGCATTGTTGACGGAAAGCCGCGGATCGAAAAACAGCTGCTTGCCGAGCTCGACCTCCTCGGACTTGGCGAGGGTTTTGCGGCGCAGATACGGGAAAAAAGCGTCTATCTTGTCGAGGGCCGCCCCCAATTCTTCAGGGCTTGGGAACGCTGCCTCGCGGCCCTCTGCCGCGCCGGCAAGACCCATAGAGAGAAAGAATACCCCGCTCCAGGCCCTGCGCTTAAAACTGGACATAGCGAAACGGACCGACAGGGTTTTGCAGGGCCAGGTAGACGACCGCGGCGGCGGCCGCGGCGAGGGCCAGCAGGGCAAGCCCCCACCATGCCCTGAGCCGCCAGAGAAAGGAGAAGACTTTTTTCAGGATTTCCATGACCCGGATCATAATTTAATCTTTTGCAGGACGAGTTCGGCAATGACCTGGTGCGCCTCTTGATTGGGATGCGTGTCATCCCGGGCCACCCACCACCGGTGGGGTTCCCCCTCGCCGCCGAAGGCCTCCAGGGCGTCGATAACGACGCAGCCCCGGGTCTCGAAGACCCGCCTTATCCGCTGATGGATAGGGGCAAAAGGGTAGTCCTTAAGCTCATGGAGGTCGGGCAGAAGAAGAACGGTGAGCTTGGCATCGAGCGCCTGCGCCTGGTCCGCGGCCTCTTCCAGCAAGGCCTTGTAGCGCGGCCAGCGCTCCCCCGCGTAAAGCGAATTGTAGTAGGCGGCGTACTGACGCCCGGGAGAACGGCTCACCTTCCAAGCCCGGGCCATGAGTTTGCCGACCACGCAGATCATTGAGTGCCGCGCCAGGAAGTTAAGCCGGTATTTTTGGGCGCTCTCGGCGTCGTTGATGAAGAACGCCAGAATGATATGGTCGGGCCGGTATTTATAACCCTCCTGGCGCAAATAGGCCAGCTCTTGGGCCGTGCCGTAATTGC encodes:
- a CDS encoding SDR family oxidoreductase, with the protein product MASSNGGFQGSGRWAVILGGSSGFGLATAKRLAQAGVNILIAHKDKEGTVETVIKPHFEEIRKHGVELVTHNANLFDDEERGMVFESIEKHAGAGNVHLFMHSIAAGSCKLVVEDKSPDFKGQAFKGLSEALKNEGVSASPELLRKAVNLAFHEKGCDALYTLAESRIPYKEDPLNEDDLQRTIWMMGYDYLLWGRELLNAGLLTKDARMVAMTSEGNEVAWKGYAAVSAAKCALEASCRAMAVELAPYGVRSYVVQAGITDTPAGNAIPNFDLMKAQARLRNPFHRLTTPEDVAEAIFSLCLPSFSWTNGTIIRVDGGEAISGL
- a CDS encoding SDR family oxidoreductase, coding for MTKDIAVVTGASGGIGRAIAKRIHEKSEGTLRLALHYHGNQQAAERLRSEIPDSFLVKADLTSQGGRQMLLAAALKEGTPYVLVNNAGIDSPHEPALNIQEESFDKIISTNLKAPFFLMRDFGREMARAEGGIIVNVSSILARKALVGSAIYRASKAALEAATKQFASELGPRGVRVSAVTPGFIETPMTNGLSQELKEEMRAEIALGRFGAPAAVAEAVCQLIENDYINGAVLAVDGGMSL
- a CDS encoding beta-hydroxyacyl-ACP dehydratase; the protein is MNDLTPAEVLALVPQQRPMRFIDEILELDQEHILAVYTWKDEDCAGHFPGNPVVPGVKLIEMSAQVGNVAWGIYHMALKTSPEEIGLMVGFFTEIERGVFKKMVRPGDKVAAYAHFGPDGYFRGNKMASRVEIQFSGGPKDGEEIFSARTSGLWVPRDSPALK
- a CDS encoding beta-ketoacyl-[acyl-carrier-protein] synthase family protein — protein: MRKRVVVTGLGVVAPNGVGLANYRQALRAGKSGIKRHEELEKLNFSAQIGGIPPLEEEDVLRVISESDYHKLNEAMIYTALAAVECARSSGVDIDLRKGYQANPVDWSSGAIIGSGLGGMDTIFNEIGPTLEEAASQEPGRGTMPMGTDIVPKVMGSSISVTVGKFLGAGGQVSSNSSACNTGTEAIFEGFKHLQLGYAESMYVGGAEGTHYALWAGFDAMRDVLCSKFNHMPEKASQPMGTGACGFVPSGGAAVLRLETLESAGKRGAPILCELVSAYCNSGGQRDGGTMTFPNADGVSRCIRKTIQDGEISPKDISLINGHLTSTTADPREVNSWIRALELDPKKFPFIQATKSMIGHCLGAAGALEAAAVVDQLVHGYVHPSINSEEVHPEILKVSQSIPHELQERELRYVIKASFGFGDVNGCLLFKRWEGS
- a CDS encoding 1-acyl-sn-glycerol-3-phosphate acyltransferase; this encodes MLAREETFALKVQGLASRAFAWPIYWAMVAAGRLYFRYKFSGLKEFRREIWEKLESREGPVIWAANHLTLIDSFLVFWAVCPWRKAADRRLGPWSTPEYRNYYHLGGFFKARLIRGLMYLCRCIPFLREGEDEASARWRERVFDKCAWLLNNGGSVFIYPEAGRSRSGWLDRRKPKDFLGRLALMAPNASFLCVYLRGESQLYTTAAPAKGETFRMHADLIPAVLPGETAPRQISQRLFDKLSELQNLWFAGSALPKNCGGNDIVDLNSPLAREHFDPETGDVDPDWSERHFTAKERAYLAELPRERVYPACWKFLAAKEASHKALSQSGIHTPSGGFLMLQADLFRRRVLHRPTGAQVEIAFTDEGPERVHCLAVFRGGSLGSAEEAGDVLWEVSELPQGARPQDHVREMCLRLIASSSDEIKTPDVLSFTEVDGIPKVLYKGKAQDWGLSLSHSGRFTACSFMIS
- a CDS encoding ACP S-malonyltransferase; the protein is MDKKYCVMFAGQSVQETGMCRELWELPAARDVLKRLKPSLGEDLEYITTGMPESELALTFNAQRAIHAHHLGHWFAYKAAHPGLALDGAVGHSMGVVAALVAAGCLSVEDSGVFIRARAQAFSDVCRSFTVPMGLAAISTEVLDDAVGELKAFSGVELALHNTVGRGVLGGTLANLQAFAAKAEQEGWPVKIRILKVEGPYHTSAFTSCKESLKLALDRVELRSPRVSLFMGTSGRRERDPQRIKELLVEQADSCEKHLAAVRSAYEAGCRNFLEVAHKPQPLTWIKDQLQDEKGELLPGISTLAVKTAEIGR
- a CDS encoding 7-cyano-7-deazaguanine synthase; this translates as MNSGKVCVLASGGLDSSVLIADLLRRGHEVRPLYVRSGFGWEKTEEAWLKKFLRALACPGLRPLAILEVPMRGLLAGHWSLTGREIPPAGSPCEDVYLPGRNLVLLSHAGMYCARRGIPVVALAILKGNPFLDARPAFFKSMEITLDAALGFRIKIMAPYRRRSKQDVARLVPGFPAELTFSCLRPQGLRHCGRCSKCEEREAAISRFPPS
- a CDS encoding SGNH/GDSL hydrolase family protein gives rise to the protein MRKTAAPLLFSIAMAEAFLRLGFLLVQNYDVEMWKYSQLLKRSVGDARSHVHRPGASARIMGVEVRINSKGLRGPEKAYDKPAGVYRVLVLGDSLTFGFGVAQDKTFCRRIEEALNRGPRRPAGRRYEVINAGVGNYGTAQELAYLRQEGYKYRPDHIILAFFINDAESAQKYRLNFLARHSMICVVGKLMARAWKVSRSPGRQYAAYYNSLYAGERWPRYKALLEEAADQAQALDAKLTVLLLPDLHELKDYPFAPIHQRIRRVFETRGCVVIDALEAFGGEGEPHRWWVARDDTHPNQEAHQVIAELVLQKIKL